Sequence from the Pseudomonadota bacterium genome:
CCTGAGCGGCCTTCTCGAGAGCCAGAAGAAAGACGTGTCCATGCGGCGCCAGACGGTGCTTGCGCTTGCGCTGTGCGCCGAGACCGACGCCGACACCGTGAACGCCGTGGTGCGGTTCATGGGCGACAGCCACAACGCCTGGGAGACCTTCACCACCCGCCAGTTCTTCGAGTACCACAAGGACCGCATCCGCAGCCTGCCGGAGGCCGTCGACATCCGGCAGCGCATCGAAGCCTCGGGCAACCCGTACGCAGCCGATATCGCCAAGCTGCTGAACTAGTGAACTGCGCCCGCCGACCTCGCCACACCCCCGGAGCAGCGCGCCTGTGAGCGCCCCGCCCCTGCCCCTCAGCCTCACGTCTCTCGAGATGTTTCGTCTCGACATCGAGCGACAGATGCGTCACGAGCTGGAGAGCATCTACAGCGAGCGCATCGCCGACTTCACGCGAGCCGCCACCGCCCTCGACGAGTTCGAGGACGCCGAGAACCCTCCGCGAGAACGTCAGTTCTTCCTGGCCGAAGGCATACGCCTGAGCGCGGGCGTGGCCCCCCGCCTGTACGCGCTGGCCGATACCGCGTTGCGCCACCTCGGTATCGATCGACCGGTCGAGTTCTACATCTACCGCACCGACCGGCCTGACGCGTTCTGCTCGTACGACAGGGAACGAGCGATATTCAGCGTCTGCGTGGCGCCGGAATACATCAACATGCTCGAGGAGCTCGAGCTTCTCGACCTCCTCGGACACGAGATCGGGCACGCCGTGCTCGACCACGTGCAGAACAAGTTCCTCATGGCGGAAGACCTCTATCTCGACATCGAGGACTGGGAGGCGAGCATGCGCCACAGCGTCCTCGGCAAGCACGAGAAGCGCCAGCTGCAGAAGGCGCGTGACACCCTCGCCATGCTCGACCATTCGTTCCTGGCACGATGCCGCAGGCTCGCCCGCCTTCAGGAGCTCTCGGCCGATCGCATCGGGCTGCTCTGCAGCCGCGACCTCGGCGCCACGCTGGTCAGCCACATGAAGGAGCTCACCGGAGGCCTTTCGAGCAAGTTCATCTGCTACGACGCCAGCGCGATCATCAATCAGCTCGACGAGCTCGACGCGCTCGATCGACACGCCATCGATCTCTTCGACGGGACCCACCCCATCACGGCGGTTCGCATGAAGAGCCTGATGATCTTCGAGCAGTCGGAGACCTACGCCCGAGCCATCGGGCGGGCGTCATTCGCCCATCCCGGACACGAAGCCGACGCCATGGTCGACGACCTGCTGCGCAGAACGGAACGATTCCCTTCGAAGCCGAGTGACCGAACCCTCATCTCAGCCGTCACCGCGGGGGCGCTGCTGATTCTCGAGCCCGCCGGGACCGACGGCCTGCACGCAGCGTTTGAGAGCGGCCTCTACAGCCTGCTGGAGTACAGCGAGATCCCATCAGACTGGGTCGTCATCGACCCGCGCGGTGCGTCAGACCTTGCGCGGGAGTCGTGTGCGTCGCTGGTGGCCACCATGCCCGAGTCGGAGCGAGAGGACGCCCTGCGCATGGCCCTCCAGCTCGCGCACAAGGCGGGCAAGCCGTCTCCCCGCTCGCGGGGGCGCGTGCATCAGATGGCCACATACCTCTCTCTCCCCTCGCGCGCCGCAGACAAAGCGCTGCAGGAGGCGCACCGCCCGCCCGGAACAGACCGACGCAACGGTCGCCGTCACCGCTTCTCCCGCCGAGGCCGCCGCTGATCGGCACCCCGCGGGTCCCACGGGGAATGACACGGGTGTGAAGCGAAGAAGAAGCCAGTGAGCGAGCTGAAACCGGGAACCGTTCTCAAGAGCCGGTACGAGGTCGACAAGAGCCTGGCCGAAGGTGGCATGAGCCGCGTCTACCTCGGGCATCCGCTGATGGGCGCGGCCCTCGTCGTCATCAAGGAGCTTCGTGATCCAGGCAGCGACGCGGAGCGTGCCGAAGATCTCAAGCTGTTCGAGTCAGAGTACACCATCCTGCGAATGCTCGATCACCCCAGCCTGCCCCTCGTCATTGACTTCTTCGAGGATGGCGGACGGCACTATCTGGTCGAGGAGTACGTTCCCGGCGAGACGCTGCAAGACCGCCTGGAGGCGAAGGGGCGCTTCCCACCACTCGAGGCGGCGCAGCTCACCCTCTCGCTCCTCGAGGTCTTCGACTATCTGCACAAGCGGCGCATCGTCTACCGTGATCTGAAGCCCTCCAACGTCCTCCTGGCAAGAGACGGCAGGGTGCGGCTCATCGATTTCGGCGCCGCGCGAATCTGGCGCGAGGGGGCCCTTCGAGACACCATTCCGCTGGGAACACCGGGCTTTGCGCCACCAGAGCAGTATGGCAAGAAGCAGACCGATGAGCGGTCTGACATCTACAGCGTGGGCGCCATGCTCCACTTCATGCTCACGGGCGATGACCCCCAGCAGCGGGGGCCGTGGAACTTCGCGTCCCCACACACCCTCGATCCCACCGTTCCCGAGCCGCTCGCACACGTCGCCATGCGAGCCCTCGACCTCGATCCGGCCAAGCGCTTCCCCACCGCAATGGCCATGTACGACGCCATCGCGCAGCTGCACCTCAACCGGGGGGGCGATGCCCCCCTGCGGCTCGTCAACCTTCGGCGGCGCCTGCGTTTCACGCGCCCGCAGGACTACTACCGCGTGCTCGAGACCCTGGGCATGGGGC
This genomic interval carries:
- a CDS encoding serine/threonine protein kinase, with translation MSELKPGTVLKSRYEVDKSLAEGGMSRVYLGHPLMGAALVVIKELRDPGSDAERAEDLKLFESEYTILRMLDHPSLPLVIDFFEDGGRHYLVEEYVPGETLQDRLEAKGRFPPLEAAQLTLSLLEVFDYLHKRRIVYRDLKPSNVLLARDGRVRLIDFGAARIWREGALRDTIPLGTPGFAPPEQYGKKQTDERSDIYSVGAMLHFMLTGDDPQQRGPWNFASPHTLDPTVPEPLAHVAMRALDLDPAKRFPTAMAMYDAIAQLHLNRGGDAPLRLVNLRRRLRFTRPQDYYRVLETLGMGLFGAVFFAVSVPAWFANVPLPHPLVGLGVTAYAVIHPYTSWKRLRDLTVEIYAEGLRIETPDQRVDLLYCDIVKLEVHAQGSKTSTGADIYTRSEQHHLDGVWPGFTEVVNIIIEESQLTENKLGLPWLGQFVEFPDRTYERTV